A stretch of Glandiceps talaboti chromosome 18, keGlaTala1.1, whole genome shotgun sequence DNA encodes these proteins:
- the LOC144449567 gene encoding histamine N-methyltransferase-like: MAETGKAWFTSLTDDRDWYGRTFTAYCKHTDRHAKTRQFCTEVIPKIIVDKYAPETAIGTSVFRYLGIGSGAGTADIHILKQLTKTVPSIRATILEPCQDLIDQFEQNIAEEESHLDGVTFDFRRTTLEEYRKECEGASFDCVTGFSVLYYFANLFETLSWLHSVLNKGGTLVFLTTAEECIFTRTWDTFPALTNEKQNNLTCDVVVDYLTKIGAQEVKQLKVIAEIDVSECFEAKSEEGNLLVDFITHSVNFRKTAPPSLVTGAVQLWKEMSVKRDNRIYVNNNFDYTVAKK, encoded by the exons ATGGCAGAGACTGGTAAGGCTTGGTTCACGTCTTTGACAGACGATCGTGACTGGTATGGTCGAACGTTTACGGCGTATTGTAAACATACTGACCGACATGCTAAAACCCGTCAATTTTGTACAGAGGTGATTCCGAAGATTATCGTTGATAAGTACGCCCCCGAAACAGCTATTGGTACATCTGTCTTCCGCTACCTTGGAATTGGCAGTGGAGCTG GGACAGCTGATATACACATCCTCAAACAGTTGACGAAGACAGTGCCTTCTATAAGAGCAACGATTTTGGAACCATGCCAGGATTTAATAGATCAATTCGAACAAAACATCGCTGAAGAGGAGAGTCACCTTGATggtgtgacctttgactttaGGCGTACTACTCTTGAAGAATACCGGAAAGAGTGTGAGGGCGCAAGTTTTGACTGCGTAACAGGGTTCAGTGTCCTCTATTACTTTGCGAACTTGTTTGAAACGCTGTCCTGGCTTCACTCAGTGCTAAACAAGGGCGGAACATTGGTTTTCCTAACTACAGCTG AGGAGTGTATTTTTACGAGAACATGGGACACTTTTCCCGCCCTTACAAATGAGAAGCAAAACAATCTCACTTGTGACGTAGTTGTTGATTATCTCACTAAAATTGGAGCGCAGGAAGTCAAGCAACTGAAGGTAATTGCTGAAATTGATGTCTCGGAATGCTTCGAGGCAAAGTCAGAGGAAGGGAACTTACTGGTGGATTTCATCACACATTCCGTAAATTTTCGCAAAACAGCGCCACCATCGTTAGTAACTGGTGCCGTGCAGCTTTGGAAAGAAATGAGTGTGAAAAGAGATAACAgaatttatgtaaacaacaattTCGATTACACGGTGGCCAAGAAATGA
- the LOC144449376 gene encoding opsin-5-like, with product MTAMGEYGPNNATSVTNEPPSREDFISKLSPEADIGIAITVIASTILSVAGNGLVLLVYYKKRRTVNSFDLLTINMAVSDITYALFGHWIQIDSALNHEWRHGVPSCQAYGFLSASLNYVSIVTLSFIAITRYVKVCSNTLDKWVNKSNTVIAILIIWIYSLLWALPPLAGWNRYVPEPFGTSCTLNWKSTVPVDTSYTVCLFVFIFFIPLVTIVICYCCIICKTSYQRKVIERSRCRCSGTRKNVEKRLTKMAVAMTLAFFLSWGPYATVALWTIIIGRIPPIPMAAFACVCVLAKCATICNPVLVLLFNGKFRRHAQMLFGSTSCSTSCYSYTINLNINISWNESNITREIDASRQNNSQLNRMTTNRSVNAETTQMDSPDTPSPVTNDRSWPRIMSISSTTDDPSPAMEISSMPNAVEDSAGTSQN from the exons ATGACAGCCATGGGCGAGTACGGACCGAACAACGCAACTTCAGTGACAAACGAGCCACCATCACGCGAAGATTTCATATCTAAATTATCACCCGAAGCAGACATCGGAATTGCCATTACTGTAATTGCTTCAA CTATTTTATCCGTGGCTGGAAACGGACTGGTCTTACTGGTGTACTACAAAAAACGCCGTACTGTCAACAGTTTCGATTTGCTCACCATTAATATGGCTGTATCTGATATCACGTATGCTTTATTTGGACATTGGATTCAAATTGATTCCGCCCTTAATCATGAG tggCGTCATGGCGTACCCAGCTGCCAAGCTTACGGGTTCCTTTCAGCTTCCCTCAACTATGTTAGCATTGTCACATTATCTTTTATAGCAATAACCAGATACGTCAAAGTCTGTTCGAACACACTTG ATAAATGGGTTAATAAAAGCAACACTGTTATAGCCATCCTAATTATCTGGATATATTCGCTCCTCTGGGCTCTGCCACCTCTGGCTGGCTGGAACAG ATATGTACCTGAGCCATTTGGAACATCTTGTACGCTGAACTGGAAGAGCACTGTACCCGTAGATACTTCGTATAccgtgtgtttgtttgtatttattttcttcatACCCTTGGTTACCATAGTTATCTGCTACTGCTGTATAATTTGCAAAACTAGTTATCAACGGAAGGTCATCGAACGGTCAAGGTGTCGGTGTTCTGGCACACgaaaaaatgtagaaaaacGACTGACAAAG ATGGCAGTTGCCATGACGTTAGCTTTCTTCCTGTCATGGGGTCCGTACGCCACGGTGGCTCTGTGGACCATTATCATTGGACGTATACCACCAATACCAATGGCAGCCttcgcatgtgtgtgtgttctcgCTAAATGTGCTACTATATGTAATCCCGTTCTGGTTCTGCTATTCAATGGTAAATTTCGACGACATGCTCAAATGTTGTTCGGCAG CACTTCATGCTCTACATCGTGCTACTCGTACACCATCAATTTGAACATCAACATTTCCTGGAACGAATCAAACATAACCAGAGAGATTGACGCGAGTAGACAAAATAACAGTCAGCTGAACAGGATGACAACTAATAGAAGTGTCAACGCAGAGACGACACAGATGGATTCCCCAGATACACCATCCCCTGTAACCAATGACCGGTCGTGGCCACGAATCATGTCAATTTCCAGCACCACAGATGACCCATCACCAGCCATGGAAATATCAAGTATGCCAAATGCGGTGGAGGACTCGGCGGGAACTAGTCAAAATTAA
- the LOC144448790 gene encoding uncharacterized protein LOC144448790, translating to MVRLVFHGFPLPYLKGSWLAAQAARTVDQLKHSKTADYIQSVFDNQDRLLRSPRNVSDADMIEVLAELAEGQGVAATDFLERYNDANDTYGISSLCRHEWKMTITHGVYGSPWFFINDMSIIDFSVSWTKEDWISIIDPVLVGYEEAGEVPTCHPGDPGCVLYGKPCTSGATQRGQMSGVFAMFAGIMHILYACKYGLRHYVTV from the exons ATGGTTCGTCTGGTTTTCCATGGGTTTCCGCTACCGTATTTGAAGGGCTCGTGGCTAGCCGCGCAG GCGGCTAGGACCGTCGATCAACTGAAGCATTCCAAGACTGCAGACTATATACAGTCCGTTTTCGATAATCAAGATCGATTATTAAGGTCTCCTCGTAACGTTAGTGATGCCGACATGATTGA GGTGTTAGCTGAATTGGCTGAAGGGCAGGGAGTGGCAGCTACTGATTTTCTCGAACGGTATAATGATGCAAATGACACTTACGGAATAAGCAGTCTCTGTAGACACGAATGGAAAATGACGATAACAC ATGGTGTTTACGGTTCCCCTTGGTTCTTTATCAATGATATGTCCATCATTGACTTTTCTGTCTCGTGGACGAAGGAAGACTGGATTTCTATTATCGACCCAGTGCTAGTGGGCTACGAAGAAGCG GGAGAAGTACCAACTTGTCACCCCGGTGATCCAGGGTGTGTATTATATGGAAAGCCATGCACTTCTGGAGCTACACAGCGTGGCCAAATGTCTGGTGTATTTGCTATGTTTGCAGGTATAATGCACATTTTGTACGCCTGCAAGTATGGGCTCCGGCATTATGTCACTGTCTAA